The following is a genomic window from Rhinatrema bivittatum chromosome 12, aRhiBiv1.1, whole genome shotgun sequence.
GAcggcccccctcccctgccctcccAAGAGCGAAAGGCCTAACTCCCCCAGGCCCCCCCCAAAAAGCAGAAgacccccttcccccatgtccccctGAAGGAGGAAGGCCCCCCCTCCAGAGACCCCCTCACACCTGTCCCGGTCAGCGCCATTGTGCACCTGTCCCCGACGCTGGAACCATTACAAGTAAGGAGACCTCTGGAGGAGGGCTGGGGGAGATTGGGGGGCCTTGTGCTCTTGAGGAAAGGGGGGCCTTGCaatctgggggggcagggggaggggactgATAGGGCCTTCCTCCATCAGGAGCCAGGGGCAGGGGGGCCTTGCACTCTGGGGGGGGGACTGGGAGGAGGGCCTCCGTCACGTGCATACTTTGAACTTAATTTTTAGTTTTGTCGCGGTGTTTGGCCGCGACACAAAAGATTGTACCATGGAGTTGTAATGTGTTTTCGGGGGAGGGGACCCACTATTgtggctacacacacacacacacacacacacacccgtgaTAGTGGGACACCTCCTACAAAGACacatcgcattttgatgaatctaggccttagactgAGCcaattggagacagagaaatacagtgCCTACAGAGGTACCTACAGAACCCAAATGTAATCTGAGTGGCTGAAAAGCAAGTTAAGTAAAATGTCACTGTTAAAGCTGACCTTTACTTTTTAAAGAATCATTTGACAAGTTTAGTACAAAATTCTTTTATAAACAATCAAGTTTTATAAGGCTGGTGGAATTAAACAAAAACCATCAAGGCAAACATAAACTTTATACTAAAATAACCAAATAACATGATATAAATATAACACCATGAAACGATACAAAAGTTTaagatcaaataaaaaaaaaatgtgaaacgcTTCAAGACACAACAATTAACTCTGCAGCTGGAGGAAAAGCTTGGCTGGCCCCTGACAGATAAacgtacattaaaaaaaaataagaaattgccatgctgggtcagaccaagggtccatccattTGAAAAGTGACAAAAGAAGGAGGGCAACGCTCGGTCAGCTTGGGACTTCTTCTCATTTATTATGAATTGGGGGGCCTAAgcccaacattttttaaatggccaTCGGCATTCTTCCAGTATAGCCGGTTAGGATGAAATTATCCTGCCACATGAGCCATATTACTTTAAACTTAAGAGCTCCCTTTAGCCATATAACTTGTCCGCTCGCCGGCTTACTGAATAGTGGGCCCCAGAATGATACTGAACAGAAACCAGGGCAAAGCCTATATATACCCCGCTCTTCTTAAAAACGCTTTTCAGACACATATCTCATAAATAGATATTTCAATCCCATCATGAAACCACTCCAATAAGACCAGCAGTAGAGGTTTAGTGAACATCTTTAAATTCTCTCCAGGCCATGACCGAGGGCCCTCGTGACATGTGTGTTATGTGAAGTGAAGTTCAGACATTGATGAAAGCACACATTGTGGTATTTGAGTACATTTAAGTGGGAGACCCCGAGTCTCGGGACAATGATCCTATTGGGATAACACAAGTACCATGCTGTGTTATAAGATTACTACACTGAACCTCACCTACCGACCATTTGCCCTTTTGGCCAGAGAAGACGCGAGTCCATCAGGGAGGAAGGTGCATATCAATTTGCCCATCCCTAATCTGTAGGGATCCATTGCATtcagggatttgtagttctgatttccccattgcattccctaagaaaagcaagactacaagtccctccatgcagtggggtaaaatctGGACTGGATCAGCCCGTACTGAATCAGAAGCCAATTAGCAACCATATTAATCTGTACTGTTATGCAACTTTGTATATGATTAAAATAATGCCGGTCCCTAAACCATCATAACAGCTAAACTGAATAAAGTGCATCTGCCCCGGGACATTACAGATATTTTGCAGTTATAGGACAGCATTTACTGTACACTCAGGAAATTCTATAAAAGAACAATTAATGAAATACAAAATTTGGCACTTAGTGTTCCAGAAAGAGGAACTCTCCAGGGGAAATTTCCAAAAAGTACAAATACACTTCTAGGTTTATGCATTATTAGTGGGGAACCTCCAGGGCCTGAAGGGTAACATCAAAGTCAGCAGAGGTCCCTGCTTCAGGTAAGGCCGGACTCTATCGGTTCTGCACGTCTCTCTGATCTCAGGGGCCAGTGGGGATGGTATCATTGTAAGAGAAGGCGTTGGACCTGATCGGTGACTCAGCTCAGCTCCTAGGTCCAACATTTGGACTGATTTGGACGTGACCTTGCTCCTCTCTATATTCCACTCCTGAGTCTTTGTGCAGTTGGTTGGCATTTCAAGGGTAAAAGGTCAGATGCTGGCTTTCTACCCTGGAGAAGCTtccaaaagttttttaaaaatcatgaTTTCTGTTGGGTTGATGGtcatcatttgattttttttttatgataggaTTTTTCATCTGAATGGATTCCTGATACTGTTTACAATGTACAATATCAGCAGCATAGATGCAGCCATCTCCCAGGTGGATGGCTTGGAAGCAGATTTCTGATACTTTCGAGTTAATTTGCAAAAGGATCTATGGGCGTACAATTAGCATATTTGCGCATAAGTAGTTTGTACtcacgtacatgctattttataaacatcaaaagtatgtgcaatTATTTAGTTTCACATGCATATTTATCTGTGCAAAACAGGAATGGATTAGGGTTTTTCCGGGGTGAAGCCAAGAGGAACGtgcgtaaattgctattttataagagatttatgtgaatacATGAGGCAACTTATTCACGCAGTTTTCTACCTGCCAATTATCTAGCACAACTGACAACAGACTCGTCTGTTGTCAGTGGGTGGGAGCTCCGAGTGAACTAGGGGGAATCttaatgaactggagatggactgggtaaaccgatggaggtatcggcaaaccggtgatttcaattacacccgcattttaaaaaatatacctacttttacgtataaatcagggttttatgcgaACAAGTTGTATTTTTtccatgtatgtttataaaatgggtagaaagtgcttgctttcaatgcattgctgataAGCGCACGTGTTGGGGGCTGGATTTAggaatattttataatctgcacatatctgatacatgcagattataaaaaaaactgcagttgaTCTCTGCGTGCCTGTAAGAAAGCATATATGGGCCATGCGGGAGTGTTTCAAAGTTATGTAAAAGACAAAGGACACAGGGAACAGTTCAGTTACTACTCAATGATGCAGAGGGGATCTGAAACTATGAGAAAATATAAGAGTACGATTATAAACAATTAGTATTAGcctttatctgattttttttaagtttactaATGTGCTGTTTATAATTTCTGTTCCTatcttgcatttttttctttcaaatgaaGGCAAAATTATTTAATTAGACCAAGGAAAGTTAATAAGTGGTGACTTGGGAGCTCATTTACTGGCGCTGCTGCCCTAACTGTTCTGCATTCACATAAGAAACTtagatgaaaaataaaatccctaAAGGAAAGATTTTTAGCATCGGTGCAGAAAGAGACCTGAGAGCATCATTGCTGCTTTTCCGACATCGTCCCTTTACTGAACTCTCACTGCCAACTTCTCTGATAATATCTGTCTCCTTGTGCTCTGCTTCTATCCCAAGGTGTTCACAGATCGGCTGAAGAACTATTGTTATCTGTGATTACCATGACTCCTGGTTTTTTAAGGCTGATAGATTTAGCTGGCCATGTAGGAATCTGAACCCCAGATCATCCAGGGGTTTTAATTGGACCCTGTTATTTCCTCCTCTGTATAATTCCTCCCTTTGGACAACATGCCTTTTTCATCCTTATTCCACCATTGGCCTTCAGAGCTAAGTCTCTTCCAAGATGGGCTAGTAGGGGGTCCTGCAGTCACCGTCCCACCTTCTCCAAGGTTGAGCAAGTCCCCCACAGGTGCACCAGAGCCATGCTGGCTCTGTCAGACGGCTGAACTGGAATTCGAGGCTCCTGTACCTTAGCACACACACAACTGCAGCCCCTTCTGCCCTAAAATCTGCTAGGGTTATCAAACGGCTCCAAGTCAGAAGGAAAAGGCAactccagttctggttttactctAATGAGGTTAGCCAAACTCTAATAAATTGTTCACTTTGGCGACATCTTGAAGAGGAATCTTGTTGGGGATTATAAGGTATTGCTTTACAATGTTTACAATTTGAAAGAATATCTTTCAAGATTCCTCTTCAAGATGTCGCCAAAGTGAACAATTTATTAGAGTTTGGCTAACCTCATTAGAGTAAAACCAGAGTAAATGATCATTGAGAAATGTTGAATGTTCACTGGACGTTTTCATCATTTATCTGGGAACATTATTCGTACAGAGACAGGCCAGCTACAATAATCAAAGAGCGGTCATCATATTGAGATATTTGCAACTAGCTGAAAGACACAAACATCTGGGAACATTTGTTGCACAGCCATAAATTAGTGGTAACAACTGAATTGTGGTTCATCAATTTTAGATTTCTTCAAGGAATTTCTTGAACTTTCAAATACCcttagaggtcgattttaaaagtgttcGTGCAAAAAAGCCCAAGGTATGTGGACCTTGGGTGAGCCATgcgaattttaaaaagctgtaaaATACGCACGTATGCATCTGTGCACCCGCAGGGAATAAGAGGGCAgaaaatgggcggggcatggacatTCCAGGGCAGGCCAAGATTTACACGATTAACTCTGTATTTTGAAACCGAAAACCACAGCACGTCTATGCTAGATATCAGCATAACGTTACTGTTGCTCCTgatgaggtcaaggcaggtagatcttgcattttagggcttatagaacaggGCAAGGGGTtctgggtcaactgggcagcgggcaggataaagaaccagagggggctGAAAGACCTCAGTATTAACCggacaaactggtggagtaattggaaaactgggaatgtgccttcccggagcatgttttaaaatctgttgaCATATGCGCATAAAAGCCAACAAATTCCTATGGAAAATACACACAcgctaggactagggggcattccatgaagttagcaagttgcacatctggagaaaattctttttcactcaacgcacaaagctctggaatttgttgccagaggatgtggttagtgcagttagtgtagctgggttcaaaaaaggtttggataagttcttggaggagaagtccattaacagctattaatcaagtttacttagggaatagccactgctattaattgcatcagtagcatgggatcttcttagtgtttgggtaattgccaggttcttgtggcctggattggcctctgttggaaacaggatgctgggcttgatggacccttggtctgacccagcatggtaatttcttatgttcttatgttcttaacctcttaaaattaggagcatacttacacgtGGTTGGTATATTTTACAACATATTGCGCACatcatttaaaattccagcgtatctccACTTCCATGCCAATATGCGGGTGTATGGCTGCAtgtgcgctcattttaaaattagccatatagagttttctaacatttttttgtACATGGTATTGCTTTCTTGTACACGATTATTGATAGTATTGTAGAAATTAAAGTAACAGGGTATTATGTTTTAAGGGTTTGTTTTAGGAAGGGGATATATATAGCTTTTAAGAAATGTAATGATTTCAATATGAAGTAATTCATTTAAGCAAAATAGTGAATAAGGGTTATGTACAATAATTTGTTTCAGATATCAAAGTGAGAACAAGCATTTGTTTTTACTGTTCTCCTTGTGCTGAAAATTAGGTTACCTTTGGGATAGCATAGACTTTGTGACTTAgtgtaaattataaaaatacCAAGTCCTAGTCAAGtgaatcaaataaaacaaatttgcaCCTGGAACATTACAGATACTTTGCAGTTATAGGAAATCATTTAGTGTACACACTTGGGAACTTCTTTAAAGCTGCAATTAATGAAATACAAAACTTGTCACTTAGCAGTGCACAAACAGGAAATCTCCAGTTCGCCAGGGGAAATTCCGGAAAGTACAAATAGACTTCTGGATTTATACATTACTAGTGGAGAACTTCCAGGGCCTGAAGAGTTCCATGAAAGCGGGCAGATGTCTCGGCTTCAGGTAAGGTCAGAATCCTTTGGGTCTCGCACTCTCTGCTGGACTTGTGCCTATTCCAGGGATGTGAATTCATggaaaatgaaatgggaaattttcaCACAAAGAGTTGCAGTCTAAATGTCGTTCAGACATTTCAAATCCAAGCAGGACGTAAATACATGTGAGAAACAGTCTCCACTTTAGAAATAGTTTTTAAgataattgaattatgaatgtatatgaaagatgcaCAAATTGACAATAGCCAGGGTTGAAGACTTGATGATTGACATTACTGCTTAAGTTTCAGTCTTGTGCTAATTCAGAACCTTTTTTCTGTCTACACAACATAGTAATATTTATTTAGGGGTTGTTATTCAGCCACTGAGGGGCTAGCTAAGTTACCTAGATGcaactatctggctaacttaactgggatattcagccgCACGGCAGCGCAACTGAATATACtccggctatcttaaaagttagtcagataggtatatccggctaactttagacctgccctacaGCGCGGCCAGAGTTAGATGGTTAAGTTAACCGGCTCCTCCCAGAAAGTTGAAATGCCTCCAACTTGCCGGGCtatattctagccggataactcatTATCTGGCTAGCATAATGCCTGGTAAGAGCTTTAAATTCTCGGTTTGGCCATTTAGACAgatttttcagttatctgtctaaatggcttttgaatatctatccctaAGTGACCATTAGCTGAAACTGTACATCATATAGAGAAATGATTATTATGCATGGTTTTCTCTCAGAAGTAAACTCTCACCAAAACAGCTATTCTTTTCTCGTTATCCTTTGTTACAAAAAACTAGAACTAGAAAGGCGTAAACTCTTCAtgttgtttttccttctttctgtaAAAGTATTTCTAGGCTAGGGATGGTCGCTCTTGCCCCTCAGTAGCAGACCTCGGCAGACCATGGATTTCAGCTTCAATGTCAGGATCATCTTGCTCCTCTTACAGACCAGCATCGGTGCTCTTGGCAATGCCTTTATCCTGATAGTTTATGCTCTCACTGAAAAGCATCTCAAAACTGTAGACACAATTCTGTGCCACCTAGTCTTTGCCAATGTGCTGAGGCTTCTACCAAATGGAGTGACTCAAATAATGAACGATTTGGGGTTAAAACACATCCTGGATGATGCCGGCTGTAAGCTGGTGTATTATAGCACCAGGATAGCCCGTGGAGTTTCCATATGCATGACAAGTTTCCTCAGTGTATATCAGGCCATCACTCTTGCTCCTAGTAGTGGTCAATGGCTCTTTCTAAAAtcaaatgcacaaaaaaatagcATCTCTTATATTATAGGTTTCTGGTTATTTAACATGTTATTGAGCACACCAGTTCTTATTATCATGTTTGCTGCAACAAACAATTCCAGTACAACAGCCATCTATAAGCTGGGATTCTGCTATTCAAAAGACATTGATCccatgtttaatgtaacttacCTGCTTTTCATGAATGGCCACGATATTTTTTTCATGGGACTTATGCTCCTTAGCAGTGTTTATATCTTGCATGTTCTGAAGAGACACGGAAAGCAGGTGCAGTATATCCACAGCATGAGTCAAAATCCCAAATTGACGGCCGAGAGAACTGCAGCCAAGAACATCATCAAGCTGGTCACCCTCTATGTCTTCCTTTTTGGAGTTGACACCGGCTTCATGGTTTATACAAACAATTTGTTGGTTGTTCCTACTCTCTTGGAAGAGGTCAGAGTGTTCATCTCCTCCTGCTATGCTTTACTTAGTCCCTTTTTAATAATTagttttaacaaaaaaatgtatgGTAAACTGAGATATCCCTATAAGAGGTAACGCACTTCATGTCATATGAAAACGTGATTCTCCATTTAATTAAATGTCTTCTTACACCCATGTAACCTGCATTCTGGGTTATTGGGCCGGTTGTGGAGAGGTGATCACTATAGGGAAAAAATATTATAATATCAGATCTAAGTCACTAGGTACACGGCAGGTTCTTTTGGGGTTTGGGGGAACAAAACACAGTTTGAAGCTATTTGTTCCAATACTTGGTAACCACTTTACACAACAACTCTTTCTCCAGGTAACAGAAGAACTAGCTGAATGCACAGACCCTGGATTCCCTATGGATGTGCCATGAACCTCTCCATCCTCACAAGgatgttaaaaaaacaaataaaatctaaGGCCTTAATAGTGAAAGCAATCTGATTAGGTAagttagacttatctggctaacttatataggatattcagtgctacttagcaggataagttagatctgctctgTGACAGGTCTAACTATCCATTAAGCTTAACTGGATGAGTATGAATAtctctacttatctggctaagtagctctgccccgatccacccactgcctgcccacaactTACCCTGCTAGCTACATAGacagatatccagctaagtggcagctgctgaatatgtcctacttatctggctaagttgtgtTTCAATATCAGGCTATAAGAATATAGTGAACACAACTTTACTGAATGAATTTGATGAACTTCGAAATAGCAGAAATGTACTTCACATACAGTATATGTACAGGCACATGAATACTAAACCAACAAGGTTAAAAGCTCTGATTATAAACTAAAAAATATGTGATTTAagataataaaaaatgtatttaacaaACTCTCAAAACTAATATGGCTGCAgttcaagaaaaaacaaaaggagagatCTGTAGTTGGTGCACTTTTGCTTTCTTTAGACAATTCACAGTTCTAATTTAAGTTTTGTGATGTAAAAGTTGATGAGGTCtttattcagctgctgtgcggctCAGCTGGTTAACTCGATAGGGCAGAAGACACACTTTAactggaaaggggaaggggtgaggaaaCTGCCAGTGGGACAGTTCTGATATCctccgccacttagctggataagtatggaCTTACTCGGCTATCTGGCCATGGTTAGCCACTGAGAGAAATGTGTATTATGTGTTAATGCATGGGATAATCTGATGCCCCTACATATGTGTACTGCATGATTAGCCACTGAGAGAAATGTGTATTATGTGTTAATGCATGGGATAATCTGATGCCCCTACATATGTGTACTGCATGATTAGCCACTGAGAGAAATGTGTATTATGTGTTAATGCATGGGATAATCTGATGAACAGATTATTGATGCCCCTACATATGTGTACTGCATGGTTAGTCACTGAGAGAAATGTGTATTATGTGTTAATGCATGGGATAATCTGATGAACAGATTATTGATGCCCCTACATATGTGTACTGCATTGTTAGCCACTGAGAGAAATGTGTATTAAGTGTTAATGCATGGGATAATCTGATGCCCCTACATATGTGTACTGCATGGTTAGCCACTGAGAGAAATGTGTATTATGTGTTAATGCATGGGATAATGTGATGAATAGATTATTGATGCCCCTACATATGTGGACTGCATGGTTAGCCACTGAGAGAAATGTGTATTATGTGTTAATGCATGGGATAATCTGATGAATAGATTAGTGATGCCCTTACATATGTGTACTGCATGGTTAGCCACAGAGAGAAATGTGTATTATGTGTTAATGCATGGGATAATCTGATGCCCCTACATATGTGTACTGCATGATTAGCCACTGAGAGAAATGTGTATTATGTGTTAATGCATGGGATAATCTGATGAACAGATTATTGATGCCCCTACATATGTGTACTGCATGGTTAGCCACTGAGAGAAATGTGTATTATGTGTTAATGCATGGGATAATCTGATGCCCCTACATATGTGTACTGCATGATTAGCCACTGAGAGAAATGTGTATTATGTGTTAATGCATGGGATAATCTGATGAATGGATTAGTGATGCCCTTACATATGTGTACTGCATGGTTAGCCACTGAGAGAAATGTGTTTTATGTGTTAATGCATGGGATAATCTGATGAATGGATTATTGATGCCCCTACATATGTGTACTGCATGGTTAGCCACTGAGAGAAATGTGTATTATGTGTTAATGCATGGGATAATCTGATGAACAGATTACTGATGCCCCTACATATGTGTACTGCATGGTTAGCCACTGAGAGAAATGTGTATTATGTGTTAATGCACGGGATAATCTGATGAATAAATTAGTGATGCCCTTACATATGTGTACTGCATGGTTAGCCAATGAGAGAAATGTGTTTTATGTGTTAATGCATGGGATAATCTGATGAATAGATTATTGATGCCCTTATATATGTGTACTGCATGGTTAGCCACTGAGAGAAATGTGTTTTATGTGTTAATGCATGGGATAATCTGATGAATAGATTACTGATGCCCCTACATATGTGTACTGCATGGTTAGCCACTGAGAGAAATGTGTATTAtgtgttaatgcatgcgataatctGATGCCCCTACATATGTGTACTGCATGGTTAGCCACTGAGAGAAATGTGCATTATGTGTTAATGCATGGGATAATCTGA
Proteins encoded in this region:
- the LOC115074253 gene encoding olfactory receptor class A-like protein 1 translates to MDFSFNVRIILLLLQTSIGALGNAFILIVYALTEKHLKTVDTILCHLVFANVLRLLPNGVTQIMNDLGLKHILDDAGCKLVYYSTRIARGVSICMTSFLSVYQAITLAPSSGQWLFLKSNAQKNSISYIIGFWLFNMLLSTPVLIIMFAATNNSSTTAIYKLGFCYSKDIDPMFNVTYLLFMNGHDIFFMGLMLLSSVYILHVLKRHGKQVQYIHSMSQNPKLTAERTAAKNIIKLVTLYVFLFGVDTGFMVYTNNLLVVPTLLEEVRVFISSCYALLSPFLIISFNKKMYGKLRYPYKR